One genomic segment of Mobula hypostoma chromosome 2, sMobHyp1.1, whole genome shotgun sequence includes these proteins:
- the LOC134338060 gene encoding collagen alpha-1(X) chain-like isoform X2 produces the protein MDSKQICALLLLVSVTLVYGTGYNRYAYLRKNLKSQGDYHVKGYDAQYSEEEEEREREDSEDSRDFEAHQGVHGIQGPQGPRGPPGPHGPPGPPGISGIGAPGAPGKPGRPGPPGISAAGKPGIPGAPGRPGAPGAPGAKGDRGSQGIPGPIGKAGPMGYPGPTGLSVAGKPGAQGPQGPTGAPGRQGERGMTGPMGLPGAKGDRGVGMPGFPGGRGATGPQGPPGQPGPAGRGVAGAPGHPGPMGEKGARGLPGPTGYTGAPGPKGPAGSPGLPGLGKPGKSGAPGMPGAPGHKGSAGPQGLPGAPGLPGYGKPGLPGPKGEAGVAGVPGYPGEKGEMGLGGPTGAPGARGLPGPTGPQGPRGTPGVTGAPGEKGPMGPIGRSGYPGVKGEMGPAGAPGKSGMPGMPGGPGQEGQRGPTGAKGSMGPAGAPGKPGSPGRPGSQGPVGYPGEAGARGSAGPAGPKGPAGPAGAPGFPGEKGDPGRPGLPGPPGQFYGKMRSGAPGPEGPPGAPGQPGPPGPPGPPAEMIMSPGKYNYNGYIKSGEPAGGMLSPYPAFTAILSHSYYRTGEPIVFDKLVTNSNQNYDPSSGIFTCEVSGLYQFNYQVQVKGANVWVGLYKNDQPVMYSYDDYTEGYIDQVSGSVVLYLHENDQVHVQLPTEESNGLYSSDLMHSAFSGFLIVHS, from the exons ATTATCATGTAAAAGGATATGATGCTCAATATtctgaagaggaagaagaaagagaaCGAGAAGACAGTGAAGATAGCAGAG ATTTTGAAGCTCATCAAGGAGTACATGGCATACAAGGGCCACAGGGCCCACGAGGACCACCAGGCCCTCACGGACCACCGGGTCCTCCTGGAATAAGTGGCATTGGGGCACCTGGAGCCCCTGGCAAACCTGGAAGACCAGGGCCACCGGGAATTTCAGCTGCGGGAAAGCCAGGAATCCCAGGTGCACCAGGAAGACCAGGTGCACCAGGAGCCCCAGGAGCAAAAGGCGACAGAGGATCCCAGGGGATTCCGGGGCCAATTGGCAAAGCAGGGCCCATGGGATATCCTGGGCCAACAGGATTATCTGTTGCCGGGAAACCAGGAGCTCAAGGGCCTCAAGGGCCTACAGGAGCACCTGGACGacaaggggaaaggggaatgacAGGACCCATGGGTCTCCCAGGTGCAAAGGGGGATAGGGGAGTGGGAATGCCTGGGTTTCCCGGCGGCAGAGGAGCAACAGGTCCTCAGGGGCCACCAGGCCAACCTGGACCAGCAGGAAGAGGTGTAGCTGGCGCACCTGGTCACCCAGGTCCAATGGGTGAAAAAGGGGCCAGGGGTTTACCTGGTCCAACAGGATATACAGGTGCACCAGGCCCTAAAGGACCAGCAGGAAGTCCCGGATTACCCGGATTGGGAAAACCTGGAAAATCAGGTGCACCAGGAATGCCTGGAGCTCCTGGACACAAGGGTTCCGCTGGTCCACAGGGCCTGCCCGGTGCACCTGGACTACCTGGTTATGGAAAACCAGGGTTACCAGGGCCCaaaggagaagctggtgttgCAGGTGTTCCTGGTTATCCTGGTGAGAAAGGAGAGATGGGCTTAGGTGGGCCAACTGGAGCTCCCGGAGCTAGAGGTTTACCAGGACCAACCGGACCACAGGGCCCAAGAGGCACACCAGGTGTGACAGGTGCACCTGGAGAGAAAGGTCCTATGGGGCCCATTGGGCGGTCTGGATATCCAGGAGTCAAGGGTGAGATGGGTCCTGCTGGTGCCCCTGGAAAATCAGGAATGCCCGGAATGCCAGGTGGACCTGGCCAAGAAGGGCAACGGGGACCAACTGGCGCCAAAGGCAGCATGGGACCAGCTGGTGCACCTGGTAAACCAGGAAGCCCTGGCCGTCCTGGTAGCCAAGGACCAGTTGGGTACCCTGGTGAAGCAGGGGCAAGAGGAAGTGCAGGCCCAGCTGGTCCAAAAGGTCCAGCTGGTCCAGCTGGTGCTCCAGGGTTTCCTGGAGAGAAAGGAGATCCAGGACGTCCTGGTCTACCTGGTCCTCCTGGACAATTTTATGGGAAGATGAGAAGTGGtgcacctggaccagaaggaccACCAGGTGCTCCAGGTCAACCAGGTCCTCCTGGCCCACCAGGTCCACCAGCTGAAATGATTATGTCCCCAGGCAAGTATAATTATAATGGGTATATTAAATCAGGAGAGCCGGCAGGTGGGATGCTCAGTCCATATCCTGCCTTTACTGCTATTCTTTCCCACTCATATTACCGTACCGGGGAACCAATCGTGTTTGACAAATTAGTGACCAATTCAAATCAGAACTATGATCCATCATCTGGAATTTTCACATGTGAAGTATCTGGTCTCTATCAGTTTAATTATCAGGTGCAAGTCAAGGGAGCAAATGTTTGGGTTGGATTATACAAAAATGATCAGCCTGTGATGTATTCATATGATGACTACACAGAAGGTTATATTGATCAGGTCTCAGGAAGTGTGGTCTTATATCTACATGAAAATGATCAAGTCCATGTTCAGTTACCTACAGAAGAGTCTAATGGTTTATATTCTTCAGACCTCATGCACTCAGCATTCTCAGGGTTTCTAATTGTTCACTCATGA
- the LOC134338060 gene encoding collagen alpha-1(X) chain-like isoform X1: MCYTDTRSLHSYRNNSFIKRLQFSIVLFCGTNLFPVFSKLDYHVKGYDAQYSEEEEEREREDSEDSRDFEAHQGVHGIQGPQGPRGPPGPHGPPGPPGISGIGAPGAPGKPGRPGPPGISAAGKPGIPGAPGRPGAPGAPGAKGDRGSQGIPGPIGKAGPMGYPGPTGLSVAGKPGAQGPQGPTGAPGRQGERGMTGPMGLPGAKGDRGVGMPGFPGGRGATGPQGPPGQPGPAGRGVAGAPGHPGPMGEKGARGLPGPTGYTGAPGPKGPAGSPGLPGLGKPGKSGAPGMPGAPGHKGSAGPQGLPGAPGLPGYGKPGLPGPKGEAGVAGVPGYPGEKGEMGLGGPTGAPGARGLPGPTGPQGPRGTPGVTGAPGEKGPMGPIGRSGYPGVKGEMGPAGAPGKSGMPGMPGGPGQEGQRGPTGAKGSMGPAGAPGKPGSPGRPGSQGPVGYPGEAGARGSAGPAGPKGPAGPAGAPGFPGEKGDPGRPGLPGPPGQFYGKMRSGAPGPEGPPGAPGQPGPPGPPGPPAEMIMSPGKYNYNGYIKSGEPAGGMLSPYPAFTAILSHSYYRTGEPIVFDKLVTNSNQNYDPSSGIFTCEVSGLYQFNYQVQVKGANVWVGLYKNDQPVMYSYDDYTEGYIDQVSGSVVLYLHENDQVHVQLPTEESNGLYSSDLMHSAFSGFLIVHS; this comes from the exons ATGTGCTATACAGATACAAGATCTTTACATTCTTACAGAAACAATAGCTTTATAAAAAGGTTGCAGTTCTCTATTGTTCTCTTTTGTGGTACAAACCTTTTTCCTGTCTTTTCCAAATTAGATTATCATGTAAAAGGATATGATGCTCAATATtctgaagaggaagaagaaagagaaCGAGAAGACAGTGAAGATAGCAGAG ATTTTGAAGCTCATCAAGGAGTACATGGCATACAAGGGCCACAGGGCCCACGAGGACCACCAGGCCCTCACGGACCACCGGGTCCTCCTGGAATAAGTGGCATTGGGGCACCTGGAGCCCCTGGCAAACCTGGAAGACCAGGGCCACCGGGAATTTCAGCTGCGGGAAAGCCAGGAATCCCAGGTGCACCAGGAAGACCAGGTGCACCAGGAGCCCCAGGAGCAAAAGGCGACAGAGGATCCCAGGGGATTCCGGGGCCAATTGGCAAAGCAGGGCCCATGGGATATCCTGGGCCAACAGGATTATCTGTTGCCGGGAAACCAGGAGCTCAAGGGCCTCAAGGGCCTACAGGAGCACCTGGACGacaaggggaaaggggaatgacAGGACCCATGGGTCTCCCAGGTGCAAAGGGGGATAGGGGAGTGGGAATGCCTGGGTTTCCCGGCGGCAGAGGAGCAACAGGTCCTCAGGGGCCACCAGGCCAACCTGGACCAGCAGGAAGAGGTGTAGCTGGCGCACCTGGTCACCCAGGTCCAATGGGTGAAAAAGGGGCCAGGGGTTTACCTGGTCCAACAGGATATACAGGTGCACCAGGCCCTAAAGGACCAGCAGGAAGTCCCGGATTACCCGGATTGGGAAAACCTGGAAAATCAGGTGCACCAGGAATGCCTGGAGCTCCTGGACACAAGGGTTCCGCTGGTCCACAGGGCCTGCCCGGTGCACCTGGACTACCTGGTTATGGAAAACCAGGGTTACCAGGGCCCaaaggagaagctggtgttgCAGGTGTTCCTGGTTATCCTGGTGAGAAAGGAGAGATGGGCTTAGGTGGGCCAACTGGAGCTCCCGGAGCTAGAGGTTTACCAGGACCAACCGGACCACAGGGCCCAAGAGGCACACCAGGTGTGACAGGTGCACCTGGAGAGAAAGGTCCTATGGGGCCCATTGGGCGGTCTGGATATCCAGGAGTCAAGGGTGAGATGGGTCCTGCTGGTGCCCCTGGAAAATCAGGAATGCCCGGAATGCCAGGTGGACCTGGCCAAGAAGGGCAACGGGGACCAACTGGCGCCAAAGGCAGCATGGGACCAGCTGGTGCACCTGGTAAACCAGGAAGCCCTGGCCGTCCTGGTAGCCAAGGACCAGTTGGGTACCCTGGTGAAGCAGGGGCAAGAGGAAGTGCAGGCCCAGCTGGTCCAAAAGGTCCAGCTGGTCCAGCTGGTGCTCCAGGGTTTCCTGGAGAGAAAGGAGATCCAGGACGTCCTGGTCTACCTGGTCCTCCTGGACAATTTTATGGGAAGATGAGAAGTGGtgcacctggaccagaaggaccACCAGGTGCTCCAGGTCAACCAGGTCCTCCTGGCCCACCAGGTCCACCAGCTGAAATGATTATGTCCCCAGGCAAGTATAATTATAATGGGTATATTAAATCAGGAGAGCCGGCAGGTGGGATGCTCAGTCCATATCCTGCCTTTACTGCTATTCTTTCCCACTCATATTACCGTACCGGGGAACCAATCGTGTTTGACAAATTAGTGACCAATTCAAATCAGAACTATGATCCATCATCTGGAATTTTCACATGTGAAGTATCTGGTCTCTATCAGTTTAATTATCAGGTGCAAGTCAAGGGAGCAAATGTTTGGGTTGGATTATACAAAAATGATCAGCCTGTGATGTATTCATATGATGACTACACAGAAGGTTATATTGATCAGGTCTCAGGAAGTGTGGTCTTATATCTACATGAAAATGATCAAGTCCATGTTCAGTTACCTACAGAAGAGTCTAATGGTTTATATTCTTCAGACCTCATGCACTCAGCATTCTCAGGGTTTCTAATTGTTCACTCATGA